The genome window GCAGCGGAGGGAAGATCTTCGGAAGAAGCCATCCAGAGCGCGATATCGTGGAGCCGTCTAGGATTGACGCGGGCACAGGTGAATGAAGCGGTGCGTGTTTCCCTGATCGCGGCGAACGTGGCGGAACTGGATGCGGCGGAGGCGACGAACCGGTTGCAGGCGATCTACATGGCGTATGGCCTGACGGTCGGACAGTTGGCCGGTGTGCTGGGCCAGTTGAACGAAGTTTCCAATACGTTCAACGTCACCAACCGTGATCTCCTCGATGGTATCTCGAAGACGGTGGGTGTGGCGAAACAGGCGGGACTCGGACTGAGTGAACTTATCGGCATCGTGGGTGCGACGGCGGGTTCCACGGGGCAGAGCGGTGCGAACATCGGTAACGCGGTGAAGTCCATCATCACCCAGCTCTCCAATCCGGACATCCAGAAATTCCTGCGTCATGAATTCAAACTGGAGACGACGGAGAGCGGCGGGTCGGAACTGAAGAACATGAGCAAGGTGCTGGCCGACCTGTTCGTGTCCTACCAGAAGATGACGGACATCGAGCGGCAATGGCTGCTGGTAAAAGTGGCGGGCCGTCACCAGTCCAGCCGCATGGCGTCCATGCTGGATTCCTACATCCGGGCGCAGACGCTGGCGATCAACGCGCAGTTGAACCTGAACAGCGCCGAGGAGGAAAACGCCAAGATCAAATCCACATTGGCGGCGCAGTTGAAAAACATCTCGACGGAATGGGACCGGCTCATCTCCAAGCAGGGCGAGAACGGAGCGGTGCGGATGATGAGCGAGATGGCGCAAGCCTTCAGCAATGTGCTTTCCGTTCTGAACAGTGATTTCGGCAGCAAGGCATTGACGGCCATCGCCGTGCTGCTGGCGGTCATCACGGCGCGTTTGATCCTGACGGCGGTGAACATGATGAGAGCAGGGACGGCCACGGGTTATATGGCCACCACGGCGCGCCAACTCGCGGGAGCGTATCAGCAATTGAATGCCGTGATGGACCTGACCATCGCCCGGTTGCACGCCTCGCCGGGGTTGTGGGGGCGGATGAAAGCCTCCGCACTGTCGGCGATCGGAGCGATCAAAGGTGCGTTTTTGTTCATGTGGAAATCATTGCAGGTGGCACTGGTGGGATTCATCACGATGCTGCCGCAGATGGCGGTATTCGCGGCGGGATTGTGGGCGTGGAACCGGGGGATGGATGCGATCGGCAGAAGCAGCGAGGCGGCAGAGCGCAAGCTGGCGGGCTTCAATGCCGAGGCAGAGCGGGCGGCCAGTGCGGCCGCGGCGGCTGCACAAGCGGCGCGACTCTATGACACGGCGCAACGGGCACTGCCGGCGATGCGTTCCGAGAAAGAACAGATCCGGCTGGTGAAGCAACTCGGGGATGTGGGTTTATCCAAGTCGGACCAAATCAAAGTCATGGATTCGTTACGTTCGGGTGACACGCCTGCGGCCAATGCCGTGCTGGAGAAGGAACGGGTGGAATGGATCGAGCGGGCGGTGGAAGAAAGGCAGAAAGAGTATGAGGCCATCCAGAAGAACATCCAGTTGGCGGAAGAGGAAGTGGACCGTTTAAGGGGCAGCTTTTTGCCGGATGCGAACCTGATCAAAGAATGGGAATCGCGTCTCGAGGAGATGCGCAACAAGGGAGTGAAGGCGGCTTTGGACATCAGCCGCGGGCTGGATGATTCGCTCGAGCAGTATCACGCGAACGATGCGCAGAGCCAGGCGAACTTGGAACGGCACAAGATGATCTTGCAAGGCATCGCGGAGATCTATCGCGAGATCGGTTCGATGACGCCGATGGGCAAGCATATGCTCGATGTCCAGAGCCTGGAGTCGCAGGTGGGCTATCTCGAGAGACTGGCGCCGAAGCTGGAGAGCCAACGGGCGGGGCTCATCGAGGATCTGCAACGGAAGCGGCGTGAGCAGAACAACAAGGAGGCCGAGGAGAAACGCAACGAGGCGATGCGCATCCGGGAAGAAGGCATGCGGGTTCCGTACGGCATGCCCGCCTACATGTCGCAGAGAATCAGCCAGCTTGAACGTGAGGCATTCAACCTCGAGGCCCCGACGAATCGTGGCATCGCGGGCAATGCGGGTTATCAGCAACTCTTGAAGCTGCAGCGGCAGGTGGAAGACGACCTGAAAGCCAAGCGCACGGAACTGGAGGGAGTGAAAGCGCAGGAAGAACAGGCCCGTCAGCGGACGCGGCTGAACCTCGCCACGCAAGGAGCCAAGGCGGAGGCGTCCCAGTTCGATGTGGGCGACAATGAAGCGGAGAAGTTGCGGGCGCGAGAGGCTGGCTTGCGGCGGCTGATCCAGCAAAAGGAAAAAACTTTTGAGGCGATGCGTCCGATCGAGGAGCAGGAACGGAACATCGCGGGATTGTTGCAGCACCAGTTGGACCTTCAGGAATTGCTCATCGAGAAAGAACGGATGAAGCATCAGCTCACCCGGGATGAAGCGCAGTTTTTGAAGGAGCGGAACAAAGAGGCGCAGAGGGCTTTGGCGATGGCGGGACCGGAGGACATGTTGCGCCGGTTGGGGGCATCGCAACTGGTGCGCGGCGGGATGGATGCGGGCAAGTGGTTCTCACTGGATCCGAAGATGCGCGAAACCATCCAGCAAATGTTCCCGCAATTCTCGTTCGAGTTCCGGGAGATGCGCAAAGCGAGGCAGGCATTGGGTGGACCGAAGCCCGCGGGTGAACTGGAGAAAGACATCGACGCCCTCGACAAAGACCGCCGCCGTTGGCTGGGGCGACTGAAGCCCAAAGATGGAGATCCAGCACCGAACCTGCCGGACGAAACGAACCGGCTGGCATTGGAATTCAGGAACCTCGGCAAAGGCGTCTCGGCTTTCGCGGAAACGGTGAGCAACGCGGTAGCGAAGATAGACGCGGCCATCGCCGGCATGAAGCCGGGAGGCGGAGGTGGGTTGAACCGTCCGCGTCAGGCAATGGGAGGAGTGGTCGGATAAATTTTTTAGCGGGGGAGCGGGACAGGCAAATACATGGCGAGCCACGAGTTTTATTACAACGGAATCGCGCTGCACGAACTGGGGCTGGTGACCTTGCTCGAGCAGCGCACGGCCTATACTCCAGAC of Verrucomicrobiia bacterium contains these proteins:
- a CDS encoding phage tail tape measure protein — translated: MGAQLLEKLTFEVELPRTTGGFKGLLEELRAIDTALASLQMRFSGLSQPGFFRKSARQIEKELKAFQQTISKSSPQDIGKYLGFDDQTLKNFFGKAEVARAGYFKNSRAAAGEFAKLSKEASKNADVTAQAFASFLNGGTGRVAGQIPVAAVAEIKTAQVNGIVPLIVPASQVKAVLEGAVTLTIPASAVQGVAKGGTAGAAASGAGVTATGGKVPKAGKSNSPSAAEIERFTTTNKKGTTTAITKALNPFDTETVVTNPKGGETVIRRQQRGKELVQGVNDRLAETRSRMGQEMDSGFTGRRSADLKRRADLLTKAAADVEAILNDSKKDLEAIKQKRVVRQLENRVGSLKAQAAKAQEQSAQAALAEATTAAKAMAPVYRAGERTRKQIEKDRLKTEAADEKAKEALRNQQNTVLHGATSQALMDGALTYGYTQKSQTQRTRVSNKGNPINVVSTVMEKEEGGKKLTKTLVQEYDQAGKLLKTSLTDTTKALKDVHDSASAAGRGFVQNTANVTLWAASVATLYGSLNLLKTSLSSVIDIGLQTARLDQVFQGVGGSARQLRDDVLRLAAAEGRSSEEAIQSAISWSRLGLTRAQVNEAVRVSLIAANVAELDAAEATNRLQAIYMAYGLTVGQLAGVLGQLNEVSNTFNVTNRDLLDGISKTVGVAKQAGLGLSELIGIVGATAGSTGQSGANIGNAVKSIITQLSNPDIQKFLRHEFKLETTESGGSELKNMSKVLADLFVSYQKMTDIERQWLLVKVAGRHQSSRMASMLDSYIRAQTLAINAQLNLNSAEEENAKIKSTLAAQLKNISTEWDRLISKQGENGAVRMMSEMAQAFSNVLSVLNSDFGSKALTAIAVLLAVITARLILTAVNMMRAGTATGYMATTARQLAGAYQQLNAVMDLTIARLHASPGLWGRMKASALSAIGAIKGAFLFMWKSLQVALVGFITMLPQMAVFAAGLWAWNRGMDAIGRSSEAAERKLAGFNAEAERAASAAAAAAQAARLYDTAQRALPAMRSEKEQIRLVKQLGDVGLSKSDQIKVMDSLRSGDTPAANAVLEKERVEWIERAVEERQKEYEAIQKNIQLAEEEVDRLRGSFLPDANLIKEWESRLEEMRNKGVKAALDISRGLDDSLEQYHANDAQSQANLERHKMILQGIAEIYREIGSMTPMGKHMLDVQSLESQVGYLERLAPKLESQRAGLIEDLQRKRREQNNKEAEEKRNEAMRIREEGMRVPYGMPAYMSQRISQLEREAFNLEAPTNRGIAGNAGYQQLLKLQRQVEDDLKAKRTELEGVKAQEEQARQRTRLNLATQGAKAEASQFDVGDNEAEKLRAREAGLRRLIQQKEKTFEAMRPIEEQERNIAGLLQHQLDLQELLIEKERMKHQLTRDEAQFLKERNKEAQRALAMAGPEDMLRRLGASQLVRGGMDAGKWFSLDPKMRETIQQMFPQFSFEFREMRKARQALGGPKPAGELEKDIDALDKDRRRWLGRLKPKDGDPAPNLPDETNRLALEFRNLGKGVSAFAETVSNAVAKIDAAIAGMKPGGGGGLNRPRQAMGGVVG